Proteins co-encoded in one Amblyraja radiata isolate CabotCenter1 chromosome 24, sAmbRad1.1.pri, whole genome shotgun sequence genomic window:
- the LOC116987033 gene encoding pepsin A-4-like: MKSLILALVCLQLSDALMHRVPLTKGKSARDTLREQGLLDDFLREHYSDPCAKFDGLTGVASLSSTEPMINFLDLSYYGTISIGNPPQSFTVIFDTGSSNLWVPSVYCSDAPCSNHTRFHPSSSSTYRSNNERVAIQYGTGSMTGILGYDTLRVSDITIRGQELGLSLTEPGGFFNQAKFDGILGMGYQSLSAEGATTVLHNMISQQVISEPLFSVYLTRVDGESGSEIIFGGVDPSHYQGSINWVPVTHQAYWQIEIQRVTVNGQVVACSEGCPAIIDTGTSLLVGPTNAITNIQQAVGATPGSYGQVPFTCTHLSMPDVVFTINGYDFTLPAYCLRTQGSCMSGFGDTGSNLWILGDVFIGEYYSIFDRGNNRVGLAKAV, translated from the exons ATGAAGTCGCTGATCTTAGCTCTCGTTTGCCTGCAGCTCTCTGATGCTCTGATGCACAG GGTTCCCTTGACTAAGGGGAAATCTGCCCGGGATACTCTTCGGGAGCAGGGATTACTGGACGACTTCCTGAGGGAACATTATTCCGATCCCTGCGCAAAGTTTGACGGTCTTACCGGTGTGGCATCCCTGTCATCTACAGAACCAATGATCAACTTCCTGGAC CTGTCTTATTATGGAACAATCAGCATTGGTAATCCTCCACAAAGCTTCACCGTCATCTTTGACACTGGCTCATCCAACCTCTGGGTCCCCTCTGTCTATTGCAGCGATGCTCCCTGCAGTAA CCACACGAGATTCCACCCGTCCTCCTCCTCGACCTACCGTTCAAATAACGAGCGTGTTGCCATCCAATACGGAACTGGGAGCATGACGGGAATATTGGGATACGACACACTGAGA GTTTCTGACATCACCATCCGCGGCCAGGAACTGGGTTTAAGTTTGACTGAACCTGGCGGATTCTTCAACCAAGCCAAATTTGACGGTATCTTGGGCATGGGCTACCAGTCTCTCTCTGCAGAGGGCGCCACCACTGTGCTACACAACATGATCTCTCAGCAAGTTATCTCCGAGCCCCTCTTCTCCGTCTACTTGACCAG AGTGGATGGTGAGTCAGGAAGTGAAATCATTTTTGGCGGTGTCGACCCCAGCCACTACCAAGGCTCAATCAACTGGGTACCTGTCACACATCAAGCTTACTGGCAGATCGAGATCCAAAG AGTGACTGTCAACGGGCAGGTGGTGGCTTGCAGTGAGGGTTGCCCCGCCATTATAGATACCGGCACCTCCCTACTTGTTGGACCCACCAACGCCATCACCAACATCCAACAGGCAGTCGGAGCCACACCTGGTTCCTATGGCCAGGTACCATTCACCTGTACTCACCT CAGCATGCCTGATGTGGTCTTCACCATCAATGGATACGATTTTACTCTTCCTGCTTACTGCCTACGCACTCAAG GTAGCTGCATGAGCGGATTTGGTGACACCGGCTCCAACCTCTGGATTCTGGGCGACGTCTTCATCGGCGAGTACTACTCCATCTTCGACCGTGGAAACAACCGCGTGGGTCTGGCCAAGGCCGTTTAA